ATCTGTTCTTCTCCTACCGGAAGGAAAACGGGGTCACTGGGAGAATGACGAGCTGGATCGGAATAAAGGAGAGTTGACATTTTGGCCTCGCTACAAGAAAGAATAGCCACTACCCGGGAACGTGTCGCACGGGCCTGCGCGGCCAGCGGCCGGGATACCAGTGAAGTCAAGCTGATTGCGGTAACGAAATACGTATCGCTGAATACGGTTGCCGCTGTGCTGGAGGCAGGGCTTGAGGAGATCGCCGAGAGCCGCTGGCAGGATGCGGAGCCGAAATGGAATGCGCTTGGACATAAGGGAATATGGCACTTTATCGGGCATTTGCAGACGAATAAGGTGAAGGATGTTATCGGTAAATTTCAATATATTCACTCTCTGGACCGGCTGTCGCTGGCCAGGGAGCTGCATAAGAAGGCGGAAGCTGCGGG
The sequence above is a segment of the Paenibacillus sp. FSL R7-0204 genome. Coding sequences within it:
- a CDS encoding YggS family pyridoxal phosphate-dependent enzyme, whose amino-acid sequence is MASLQERIATTRERVARACAASGRDTSEVKLIAVTKYVSLNTVAAVLEAGLEEIAESRWQDAEPKWNALGHKGIWHFIGHLQTNKVKDVIGKFQYIHSLDRLSLARELHKKAEAAGLAVKVFLQVNISGEDTKFGLAPEAVEDFLREIAPLDRVKVIGLMTMAPHEEDPEATRPVFRGLRELRDRLNLLGLTPEPIHELSMGMSNDFEVAIQEGATRVRLGTVLVGHEEGE